The Geomonas ferrireducens DNA segment CATGCAGGGGACGTGCAACTGCATCCGCACCGGCTGCTGTGGGCAGAAAAACAGTAAGACTGAAGAGGAGAAAAAAATGGAATTGGCAGGCAAGGTAGTTTTGGTCACCGGCGCCAACGGCGGCATAGGGTGGGCACTGGTGCAGGAGTTATTGGAGCGTGGAGCGGCCAAAGTATATGCGGCGGCCCGCAACATCCAGGCGGTAGCCGAAATGGCGAAATTCGACCCGGGGCGCGTGGTCGCGCTGAGGATTGACGTGACCCATGAGACGAGCGTGGCAACGGCGGCGGCGCAATGCCAGGATGTCGATCTCGTCATCAACAACGCCGGGGTCAACCATTGCAAGAGCCTGCTCGACCCGGACGGGCTCGATTGCGCGCGCCAGGAGATCAAGGTCAACTACCTCGGCACCCTTTCCATGTGCCGTGCCTTCGCGCCTGTACTGGCCGCACGCGGCGGGGCGATAGCGAACGTCTGCTCCATCCTCGGTCTCGTGAACCTTCCCGTGAACGGAACCTACTCAGCCTCCAAGGCGGCCGGCCACTCGCTGCTGCAGGGGGTGCGCGCCGAACTGGCGCCGCGCGGCGTCAAGGTCTACGGGGTGTACCCAGGTCCGGTCGACACCAGGATGACCGCGGGGCAGGAGATGTCGAAAGCGACTCCGTCTCAGGTTGCGAAAATGATCCTGGAGGGCATCGCGAAAGACGAAGAGTACATCTTCCCTGATGCGATGTCGCTTGATGTGCGCAAGGGGCTGCTCCATGCCCCGAAAGAGGTCGAAAAGGAATTCGGCGCGATGGTGCCGTAAGGAACCGGATACCCGAAAGCCTTCGCAGCAAAAGAAAAGGCCCTGATCTCTCAGGGCCTTTTTCTGTCTGGGTGTCCTTTGCGCCTGGGGATCGGGCGTCAGGATGAGGCCAGGTCGAATGAGGATGCTGCACGGGAAGCCTGGTCGTAGCTGCCCGAAACGTTGCGTAGGAATTTGGCGATACCGGCCAGCGTCTTCGCTTCGTCCTCGCTCTTGGTGAAGCTGTCTATGAGACAGGTGTCACGTACCTGCCTGTAGTTGTTGCAGATGGTCGAACCGTTGGGGGTGGTTGAGTAAAACATTTCCTTCCCCTTCTTGGTCCCGCTGACCAGCCCCGCGTTGGTCAGCTTCTTGATTGAGTAGGTGGCAAGGTGGGTATCTTCGATGTTCAGGATGAAACAGATGTCCGCAAGGCGCTTTTGCTTACCCCGATGGTTGATATGGTGCAGGATCAGTATGTCGAGCGGCGCCATGTCCTTGGCTCCGGCGGCGTTCATGCAGCGCACCATCCAGCGTTCAAAGGCATGATAAGCGATGATGAGCCCGAATTCGAATTCGGAAGACTCCGGATAGGAAACGGCGAGGTGGGCGGACGTAACGATATGAACGTTATTATCTTCCGAGTTTGAGCCGCTTCCTGCCATGGTGCTGATATCGATCTCTTTCTTTGGCATAGACCCTCTGGTTAATCTGCGGAACTTGACACAGGCATGCTGTAAGCGGGCAGTATAACTATCGGAGCAGCTTTTTACCAAGAAAATTCATCCCGATCTCGCAGGACTGTACTACCCGGCCGGTTCCACGACACACAGCAATTCGTTGGTCGCAACGGGAACACCCTCAGTGGCCTTCAAGCTTCCTATCACACCGGCCACCGGTGCCTTGAGCTCGTTCATCATCTTCATCGCTTCAAGAATCATCAGCACCTGGCCGGATTCGACCAGGTCACCTTCCTTGACCAGGACCTTGCAGACATTGCCGGACATGGGGGCGGTGATCTCCTGCCTTCCTGAAAGCCCCGCAGAGAGCTTGCTGGCGAGCTTTTTCCGCTTCTCCTCCATTACATCCAGCTCGAAGTGATCACCCTGTATGTCGACCTGGTACACCTCACCTTTATCGGAAAGGTCCAGATCCACTTCGTACGATCTGCCGTTTATGATCAGGGAGAGGAGGTTGTCTCTGGATTCATGGTAATCCACCAGGTATTCCTTGCCGCCCAAGTGAACCACGTACAGCCCGGGATGGCGCTCTTCCACCCCGATGTGCCACTCTTCTTCGTTGCAGGTGACGATGTATGCCATGTGGAATTATCCTCCGTGAAGTGCCGTCAGCGCTTGATGCGGCCGCTCATCTTCCAGCCTGATTTGCCTTGCGGGGTGCCGTCCGGAACTGGCGTGCTCTTGCCGAGCTTTGCCTTGTCGTTCCGGAAAGCCTTGATGACGACGGCGAGCAGCGCCACCTCCAGGTGCGGTTTTTCCCTGGCGGCATCCTCCCTGTCGAACCTGCTGTCGATGAAGGTCGTGTCGTAGTCGCCTTCAATGAAGTGCTCGTTCTGCATGACCCGTTCGCAGAAAGGTATGGTGGTCTTGATCCCCTTCACGAAGTACTCGGAGAGCGCCCGCCGGGTGCGGCTGATGCAGCGCTCCCGGGTACCGGCCCAGACCACGAGTTTCGCCAGGTGCGGATCGTAGTAGGGGGGGACGTCGAGCCCCTCGTACATACCGGAGTCGTCGCGGACACCGGGGCCGCCCGGCGTGCGCAGGCCGTCGATGCGTCCCGCGATCGGGAAGAAGTCATGGTCCGGATCCTCCGCGTGAATGTGGCATTCGATGGCGTGGCCGCGGAAGGCGATGTCCTTTTGCTGGAAGGCCAGCGGTAGACCGGCTGCCACACGGATCATCTCCTTGCAGAGGTCCGTGCCGGTGACTGCCTCGGTGACCGGGTGCTCGACCGCCAGACGGGTATTCATCTCCAGGAAGAAGAATTCCTTTGTCGCCCCGTTCACCAGGAACTCGACCGTTCCCGCCGAATCGTAGCCGACCGCCCGGGCGATGCGGACCGCCGCTTCGCCCAATTTGCCGCGGAGTTCATCATCCACTATGGTCGAGGGCGCCTCTTCGATCATTTTCTGGTTCCGGTGCTGGATGGAACACTCTCGCTCCATGAAATGGACCACGTGTCCGTTTCCATCGCCGAATATCTGGATCTCTATGTGGCGAGGCCTTTCGATGCAGCGCTCCAGGTAGACCGCCTTTCTGCCGAAGCAGTTGAACGACTCGGAGCGGGCCGCCCGCACCAGCCTGGTCAGGTCCTCCGGCCGCTCCACCCTGCGCATCCCCTTGCCGCCGAAGCCGTGCACCGCTTTGACCATGATGGGGTAACCGATTTCGGCCGCTGCCTGCTGGGCATCTTCGTCGTCGCGCAACTCCGCCAGCATGCCGGGGACGAGCGGCACGTCCTGCGCGGCCGCCACCTTGCGGGCCTCGATCTTGTTTCCCATGATCCGGATGGCGCCCGGGTTTGGGCCGATGAAGGTGATCCCTTCCGCGGCGCAGAGTTCGGCGAATTCCGCAGTCTCGGAGAGGAAACCGTACCCGGGATGGATGGCGTCACAGCCGGATTTCTTCGCCACCTCGATGATGGTGTCGGTCCGCAAGTAGGAACGGGAGGCGGGCGCCGGGCCGATACAGTAGGCTTCATCGGCGACCCTCACGTGCAGCGAGGCGCGGTCCGCCTCGGAGTACACGGCCACCGTCGGTATCTGGAGTTCCTGGCAGGCGCGGATGATTCGTATGGCGATCTCGCCGCGGTTGGCGATGAGCACCTTTTGAAAGAGCTTGTCAGCGGGCATATGAACTACTCCTTGCTGTTACGCTTCGGCTGCACTCGTACTTGCCGTTTACAGGGGTATGTTGCCGTGCTTGCGCGGCGGGTTCGCGTCGCGTTTGTTCTTGCACATCTCGAGCACGCTGATGAGCTTCGAGCGGGTCGCCGCGGGATCGATGACCTCGTCGATGTAGCCGAGCTCGGCGGCGTTGTACGGGTTGGCGAACTTCTCGCGGTAATCCCGAACCAGTGACTTCCGGGTTTCCTGCGGGTTGTCCGAAGCGTACATCTCGGCGCGGTGAATGATGTTCACGGCACCTTCCGGCCCCATCACCGCGATCTCAGCCGTGGGGAAGGCCATGCTGTAGTCGCCGCGGATATGTTTGGAGTTCATGACGCAGTAAGCGCCGCCGTAGGCCTTGCGGGTGATGACGGTGATCTTGGGTACCGTTGCCTCGGCCATGGCGTAGAGGAGTTTGGCGCCATGCTTGATGATGCCCCCAAGCTCCTGTCCCACCCCCGGCATGAAACCGGGGACGTCCTCGAAGATGACCAAGGGGATGTTGAAGCTGTCGCAGAAACGGGTGAAGCGTGCCCCCTTGAGGGATGAATCGACGTCCAAGGCCCCGGCCAGAAAGATCGGCTGGTTCGCTACGACGCCGACCGGCCTGCCGTTCAACCGGGCGAAGCCGACCACCAGGTTCTTCGCGTAGTGTTCCTGGACCTCGAAGAAGTAGCGGTCGTCGACCACGGCCTTGATGACCTCCTTCATGTCGTAGGGGACGTTGGGGTCGTCAGGAATCATGGTGCGCAGGGCATCCTCGCAGCGATTGATATCGTCTTCGCACGCCGTCCGGGGAGGGTCCTCCATGTTGTTCAGCGGGATAAAGGAGAAGAGCTCGCGCATCATCAGCAGGCACTCCTCGTCGTCCGAACAGGCGAAGTGGGCGCAGCCGGACTTCGAGTTGTGGGTCATGGCCCCGCCCAATTCCTCCTTCGTCACTTCCTCGTGGGTCACTGTCTTGATGACCTCCGGCCCGGTGATGAACATGTAGGAGGTGTCCTTCACCATGAAGACGAAATCGGTGATGGCAGGCGAATAGACCGCCCCTCCCGCGCAGGGGCCCATTATGGCCGACAGCTGCGGCACCACCCCCGAGGAGGTTACGTTGCGCAGGAAGATGTCCGCGTAGCCTGCCAGCGAATCGACTCCCTCCTGGATCCGGGCGCCCCCCGAATCGTTCAGGCCGATCACCGGCGCGCCGTTTTTCAGGGCCATGTCCATGATCTTCACGATCTTTTCGGCGTAGCTCTTGGAGAGTGACCCGCCGAACACGGTGAAGTCCTGGGCGAACACATAGGCAGGCCTCCCTTCGATGGTGCCGTAGCCGGTCACGACACCGTCGCCTGCGATCTTCTGCTTCTCCATGCCGAAGTTGTGGCAACGGTGCGTCACGAACTTGTCGATCTCGTTGAAGCTCCCCTCGTCCAGCAGGACCGCGATACGTTCCCTGGCGGTCAGTCGGCCGGACTTGTGATGCTTCTCGATCCTGTCGGCGCCGCCGCCCAGTTCGGCCTCTTCGTTTTTTGCCTGCAAAAGATGGAGTTTGTTTTCGATGGTCATGGTCTACCTCGTTTTACCAACCGTTCTTTAGCCCGCGTAGCTGCCGAATGCCTTCAGATGGACCTTTTCCTGCTCAAGCCTCGACCTGATGATCCGGATCATCTCGATGGCTTCCGCCGTATCGCCGTGAACGCAGATGGTCTGGGCGTTGAGCGGAACCGGGGTGCCGTCGATGGAAATCACGCTGCGGTCCCTCACCATGGTCAGAACCCGTTCCGCCGCCAGCGCCGGATCATGGATCACCGCACCCGGCTGGTTGCGCGGCACGAGCTTTCCTTCACTCGTGTATGCGCGGTCGGCGAAGACCTCTTCCACGTACCGGATGCCGGTTTCCTTGGCCGCAGCCACCATCTCGGAATTGCTCAGGCATACGAGGTACAGTTCCGGATCCAGGGCCTTCATCGCTTCCGTAATGGCGAGGGCTATGGGGCGGCTGACGGCGGCCTTATTGTAGAGTGCCCCGTGGGGCTTTACGTGCTGCAGTTTGATCCCTTCGCACTTGCAGAACGCCGACAGGGCGCCTATCTGGTAGATGAGATCCGCAGTGACCTCCTCTGCCGAGAGTTCCATGGGACGTCTCCCGAAGCCGACCAGGTCGGGGTAGGAGGGATGTGCTCCAACGGCGACACCGTGTGCCTTGGCCATCCTGACCGTATTCCGGATCGTCGCCGGGTCGGATGCGTGAAACCCGCAGGCTATGTTCGCCGAGGTGATGAAGGGCATGACCTGTTCGTCACTGCCGATGGTGTACGCCCCGAACCCTTCGCCCATGTCGCAATTCAAATCGATGTGCATATCCTCAAACCTCCTTGCTTGCAGCCGCGCCTTTTACCGGCGCGCCCCCCAATGGCCCGTGACTTACCCCGACAGCGGTCTTCTCGTAGGCGGCACTTTCCGCGGCCAGCGCTGCGACGGCCTCCTGATCGCTGCACTCCACAAAGGTGACGCTGTCTCCTGCCTTCGCCTGTGCCAGCCTTGAAAGGTCGGGCCCGATCACGAAGCCGATCTTGGCGTAGCCGCCGGTGGTCTGGCAATCCGCCATCATGACGATGGGATGCCCGTCTCCCGGCACCTGTATCGCCCCGGCGCTCAGCGCGTCCGAGATGATGTCGGCCCCGGAGGCATGCTCGACGGTCGGGCCTTCGAGCAGGACGCCCATCCGGTCGTTCCTGGACGAAACGGTGAAGCTCTTGCTGAAAAGCGACTGCAACCCCTCGGCGGTGAAGAGGCCGTCCTGCGGCCCCGGGATCACCCGCAGGCGCACCTCGTTGCCGTATTTGGGCAGGTGATGGTACGACAGCGCGCGAGGTGCGCAGGGCATCTCGCCTGCCTTGCCGATTTCGATGACGTCATCGGCCTTGAGCGCCCGTCCGTCAAACCCGCCTATCCCGGCACGGGTATAGGTCGATCTGCTTCCCATGACTTTGGGGACCTCGATGCCGCCGTAGAAGGCGATATAACTCCGGCAACCGTTCACCGCGTAGCCGAAGGAAAGTTCGCTGTTAGCGGGAACGTAAAAGGCGGACCAGTTTTGGATCTTTTTGCCGTTCAGCGTCCCCTGCATATCGGCCCCGCAAACGGCCAGGTAGGTCTCGTTGGGGAACCGGAAGGTCCCCCCCAGCATGGTCATTTCCAGGACGGCGGCTCCGGGTTCGTTACCGGCCAGGATATTGGCCATGGTTGCGGCGTAACGGTCCATGACCCCGGAAACCGGCATCCCGAAGGCGCGATACCCGGTACGTCCCCGGTCCTGGACGGTCGTCAGCATCCCCGGCTTGATCACAGTGCACATGCGGCGTCCTCCCCCTGTTTGACCGTGCCGGTCACCGGCTTATAGCTTCCCGACTCCACCTGACACAGGATCTCCTGGAAGGTCCCGGCATTGATCGCGGTAAAGCGGAGATAGTTTCCTGCCGCGAAGAGAAAGGGATCGGCCGAGCCGGGATTGAAGAGTTGCAGCGGCGTGCGGCCGATCAACTGCCATCCCCCGGGGCTCTGGATCGGATAGATGCCGGTCTGGCTCCCTGCGATGCCGATGGAACCGGCGGGGATCACCACCCTCGGTTGAGCCAGTCGCGGTGCGGCGATGCGGTCCGACATCCCCCCGAGGTAGGGAAAACCAGGGGTGAAGCCGAGCATGTAGACCTGGTAGGCCCGCGAGGTGTGGATCTCCACCACCTCCTCAACACTCAGCTTGTTGTGGCTCGCGACGAACTCCAGGTCCGGCCCGAACTCGCCGCCGTAGCAGACCGGGATGCTGACCACCGTCGCGGTGTCGACCTTCTCGCCGCTTTCCGCGTCGCTATCCAGAAACAGCCTGATCTTATCGGTGAGCGCTTCACGGCTGATGCGCAGCGGGTCGAAGTAGACCATCAGCGAGCGGTAGGTCGGCACCAGCTCGAGTATCTC contains these protein-coding regions:
- a CDS encoding winged helix DNA-binding protein, which codes for MPKKEIDISTMAGSGSNSEDNNVHIVTSAHLAVSYPESSEFEFGLIIAYHAFERWMVRCMNAAGAKDMAPLDILILHHINHRGKQKRLADICFILNIEDTHLATYSIKKLTNAGLVSGTKKGKEMFYSTTPNGSTICNNYRQVRDTCLIDSFTKSEDEAKTLAGIAKFLRNVSGSYDQASRAASSFDLASS
- the pxpB gene encoding 5-oxoprolinase subunit PxpB; amino-acid sequence: MSNINIVKAGEQGVVVDFGDVIDPGVNARVHRLAQQISGKMPDEILELVPTYRSLMVYFDPLRISREALTDKIRLFLDSDAESGEKVDTATVVSIPVCYGGEFGPDLEFVASHNKLSVEEVVEIHTSRAYQVYMLGFTPGFPYLGGMSDRIAAPRLAQPRVVIPAGSIGIAGSQTGIYPIQSPGGWQLIGRTPLQLFNPGSADPFLFAAGNYLRFTAINAGTFQEILCQVESGSYKPVTGTVKQGEDAACAL
- a CDS encoding LamB/YcsF family protein, which translates into the protein MHIDLNCDMGEGFGAYTIGSDEQVMPFITSANIACGFHASDPATIRNTVRMAKAHGVAVGAHPSYPDLVGFGRRPMELSAEEVTADLIYQIGALSAFCKCEGIKLQHVKPHGALYNKAAVSRPIALAITEAMKALDPELYLVCLSNSEMVAAAKETGIRYVEEVFADRAYTSEGKLVPRNQPGAVIHDPALAAERVLTMVRDRSVISIDGTPVPLNAQTICVHGDTAEAIEMIRIIRSRLEQEKVHLKAFGSYAG
- a CDS encoding 5-oxoprolinase subunit C family protein — protein: MCTVIKPGMLTTVQDRGRTGYRAFGMPVSGVMDRYAATMANILAGNEPGAAVLEMTMLGGTFRFPNETYLAVCGADMQGTLNGKKIQNWSAFYVPANSELSFGYAVNGCRSYIAFYGGIEVPKVMGSRSTYTRAGIGGFDGRALKADDVIEIGKAGEMPCAPRALSYHHLPKYGNEVRLRVIPGPQDGLFTAEGLQSLFSKSFTVSSRNDRMGVLLEGPTVEHASGADIISDALSAGAIQVPGDGHPIVMMADCQTTGGYAKIGFVIGPDLSRLAQAKAGDSVTFVECSDQEAVAALAAESAAYEKTAVGVSHGPLGGAPVKGAAASKEV
- a CDS encoding acetyl-CoA carboxylase biotin carboxylase subunit, whose protein sequence is MPADKLFQKVLIANRGEIAIRIIRACQELQIPTVAVYSEADRASLHVRVADEAYCIGPAPASRSYLRTDTIIEVAKKSGCDAIHPGYGFLSETAEFAELCAAEGITFIGPNPGAIRIMGNKIEARKVAAAQDVPLVPGMLAELRDDEDAQQAAAEIGYPIMVKAVHGFGGKGMRRVERPEDLTRLVRAARSESFNCFGRKAVYLERCIERPRHIEIQIFGDGNGHVVHFMERECSIQHRNQKMIEEAPSTIVDDELRGKLGEAAVRIARAVGYDSAGTVEFLVNGATKEFFFLEMNTRLAVEHPVTEAVTGTDLCKEMIRVAAGLPLAFQQKDIAFRGHAIECHIHAEDPDHDFFPIAGRIDGLRTPGGPGVRDDSGMYEGLDVPPYYDPHLAKLVVWAGTRERCISRTRRALSEYFVKGIKTTIPFCERVMQNEHFIEGDYDTTFIDSRFDREDAAREKPHLEVALLAVVIKAFRNDKAKLGKSTPVPDGTPQGKSGWKMSGRIKR
- a CDS encoding acyl-CoA carboxylase subunit beta, translated to MTIENKLHLLQAKNEEAELGGGADRIEKHHKSGRLTARERIAVLLDEGSFNEIDKFVTHRCHNFGMEKQKIAGDGVVTGYGTIEGRPAYVFAQDFTVFGGSLSKSYAEKIVKIMDMALKNGAPVIGLNDSGGARIQEGVDSLAGYADIFLRNVTSSGVVPQLSAIMGPCAGGAVYSPAITDFVFMVKDTSYMFITGPEVIKTVTHEEVTKEELGGAMTHNSKSGCAHFACSDDEECLLMMRELFSFIPLNNMEDPPRTACEDDINRCEDALRTMIPDDPNVPYDMKEVIKAVVDDRYFFEVQEHYAKNLVVGFARLNGRPVGVVANQPIFLAGALDVDSSLKGARFTRFCDSFNIPLVIFEDVPGFMPGVGQELGGIIKHGAKLLYAMAEATVPKITVITRKAYGGAYCVMNSKHIRGDYSMAFPTAEIAVMGPEGAVNIIHRAEMYASDNPQETRKSLVRDYREKFANPYNAAELGYIDEVIDPAATRSKLISVLEMCKNKRDANPPRKHGNIPL
- a CDS encoding SDR family oxidoreductase, which encodes MELAGKVVLVTGANGGIGWALVQELLERGAAKVYAAARNIQAVAEMAKFDPGRVVALRIDVTHETSVATAAAQCQDVDLVINNAGVNHCKSLLDPDGLDCARQEIKVNYLGTLSMCRAFAPVLAARGGAIANVCSILGLVNLPVNGTYSASKAAGHSLLQGVRAELAPRGVKVYGVYPGPVDTRMTAGQEMSKATPSQVAKMILEGIAKDEEYIFPDAMSLDVRKGLLHAPKEVEKEFGAMVP
- a CDS encoding acetyl-CoA carboxylase biotin carboxyl carrier protein subunit; the encoded protein is MAYIVTCNEEEWHIGVEERHPGLYVVHLGGKEYLVDYHESRDNLLSLIINGRSYEVDLDLSDKGEVYQVDIQGDHFELDVMEEKRKKLASKLSAGLSGRQEITAPMSGNVCKVLVKEGDLVESGQVLMILEAMKMMNELKAPVAGVIGSLKATEGVPVATNELLCVVEPAG